From a single Candidatus Poribacteria bacterium genomic region:
- a CDS encoding beta-lactamase family protein — MDIREILLDGVKSGVFPGAVAALVNGDQVRIYAVGNRSILPRYERMEEDTIFDLASLTKVIATATLLMVMVQEGEISLEEEAHGVLSDFGHREVSIMHLAVHTSGLPAWRPLYSELQDPDDVVRYLGSIPLRYRPGSKVVYSCLGYILLGKVLEKIGGDGLDRLAHEVIFKRLDMRDTLFNPPPELRSRCAPTESAESLRKRRPGYRRPSQPDVEDWVIRGEVHDENALFLGGVSGNAGLFSTAKDLAKFCIGIFEGDLLSEESLHVYSKCHTSGLNESRGIGWILLDDGSLYHTGFTGTSIRIDLRRKMAGILLTNRVHPDAMKEGITEVRERFYREVFG, encoded by the coding sequence ATGGATATAAGGGAGATCCTTCTGGACGGCGTTAAATCGGGCGTATTCCCGGGAGCAGTTGCCGCTTTGGTAAACGGTGATCAGGTGAGGATATACGCTGTGGGCAACCGATCGATTCTGCCCCGATATGAACGGATGGAGGAGGACACGATATTCGACCTCGCTTCGCTCACCAAGGTTATAGCCACGGCCACGCTCCTGATGGTTATGGTCCAGGAGGGGGAGATCTCGCTGGAGGAGGAAGCTCACGGGGTGTTATCGGATTTCGGACACAGGGAAGTCAGCATCATGCACCTGGCCGTCCACACGTCCGGGTTGCCCGCCTGGAGGCCACTTTACAGCGAACTGCAGGATCCCGACGATGTGGTTAGATATCTCGGCTCCATTCCGCTCCGGTATCGACCGGGATCGAAGGTGGTCTATAGCTGTCTCGGATACATACTTCTCGGAAAGGTGCTGGAAAAGATCGGCGGAGATGGACTCGATCGATTGGCACACGAGGTGATCTTTAAAAGACTGGATATGCGGGATACCCTCTTTAACCCACCTCCTGAGTTGCGATCCAGATGCGCGCCCACCGAGTCGGCGGAAAGCCTGAGAAAGCGACGTCCGGGATATCGCAGGCCGTCGCAGCCAGATGTGGAGGATTGGGTCATCAGAGGGGAGGTACATGACGAAAACGCCCTCTTTCTCGGAGGAGTATCGGGCAACGCCGGCCTCTTTTCGACGGCGAAGGATCTGGCGAAGTTCTGCATAGGGATCTTCGAGGGTGATCTGCTGTCGGAGGAATCGCTTCATGTGTACTCAAAATGCCACACATCAGGGTTGAACGAGTCGAGAGGAATTGGATGGATCCTGTTGGATGATGGCTCACTATACCATACGGGATTCACAGGGACATCCATAAGGATCGATCTCAGAAGGAAGATGGCAGGGATATTGCTTACCAATAGAGTGCACCCCGACGCCATGAAGGAGGGGATCACCGAGGTAAGGGAGAGATTCTATCGGGAGGTGTTCGGATGA